In a single window of the Massilia oculi genome:
- a CDS encoding phosphocholine-specific phospholipase C, translating into MSRRDFLRTVAQTGGASAVLATFPPAIQRALALPANQRTRSLQDVEHIVVLTQENRSFDHYFGTMEGVRGFGDPFPIPVVDRQNLFSRKSVFVQKSVGGAPVPGRPDWPQSRAIAPFRLNTVQDFPVIRVAGTPHAWLDAQLAWDSGRMNDWCAAKQNHSMGYYAEADLPFQFALARAFTICDHYHCATQTGTNTNRLFLFTGHNDPLAVAGGPSTDNSRDNFNQDPSTDYRWITYPERLQAAGISWQVYQNMADNFTDNPLAGFRSFRNAWYGRPGASQALRERGISTRDLDLLKADVLANRLPQVSWIVATAEGSEHPGPSSPASGADYIARVLDALTANPESWSKTVFLVNFDENDGFFDHMPPPSVPAYTAYSADPAQARLAGASTVDTLGEYHHVLNGADPRTLHRPYGFGPRVPMYVISPWSKGGWVNSQVFDHSSVVRFIEARFGVREPLISPWRRAVSGDLLSCFDFVNPPDSGFGQLLPETAARRAMALALPNTKVPAMPATLAAPVQAAGVRPARALPYELQVQAQALAGQVELTFDNAGEAGAVFHVYDRLALDQVPRRYTVEAGKQLKGRWGAASLYDLWILGPNGFHRHVAGDVRRGSNAAGPELILRADRKAGDLVIELVNDGAQPCTFVLTANKYYNARPVEVRVVARSRSSLRLPLAASHHWYDYSLRVNGLPGWFRRFAGHLENGLPSISDPAMHGPARLDQYRVN; encoded by the coding sequence ATGAGCCGTCGCGACTTTCTCCGCACGGTGGCGCAGACGGGCGGCGCCAGCGCAGTGCTGGCCACCTTCCCTCCCGCCATCCAGCGCGCCCTCGCCCTGCCCGCCAACCAGCGCACCCGCAGCCTGCAGGACGTCGAGCACATCGTCGTGCTGACGCAGGAAAACCGCAGCTTCGACCATTATTTCGGCACCATGGAAGGCGTGCGCGGCTTCGGGGATCCGTTCCCAATCCCCGTCGTCGACCGGCAAAACCTTTTCAGCCGCAAGTCGGTCTTCGTCCAGAAAAGCGTCGGCGGCGCGCCGGTGCCCGGCCGGCCCGACTGGCCGCAAAGCCGCGCCATCGCGCCATTCCGGCTCAACACGGTGCAGGACTTTCCCGTCATCCGGGTGGCTGGCACGCCGCACGCCTGGCTCGACGCGCAACTGGCCTGGGACAGTGGACGCATGAACGACTGGTGCGCGGCCAAGCAGAATCACTCGATGGGCTATTACGCCGAGGCCGACCTGCCGTTCCAGTTCGCGCTGGCGCGCGCCTTCACGATCTGCGACCACTATCATTGCGCCACGCAGACCGGCACCAATACCAACCGCCTGTTCCTGTTTACCGGCCATAACGATCCGCTGGCCGTGGCGGGCGGCCCGTCGACCGACAACAGCCGCGACAACTTCAACCAGGACCCGTCCACCGACTATCGCTGGATTACCTATCCCGAACGCCTGCAGGCCGCCGGCATCAGCTGGCAGGTGTACCAGAACATGGCGGACAACTTTACCGACAATCCGCTGGCCGGATTCCGCAGCTTCCGCAACGCCTGGTACGGGCGCCCCGGCGCTTCACAGGCGCTGCGCGAGCGCGGCATCAGCACGCGCGACCTCGACCTGCTCAAGGCCGACGTGCTGGCCAACCGCCTGCCGCAGGTGAGCTGGATCGTGGCCACCGCGGAAGGATCCGAACACCCCGGCCCGTCCAGCCCCGCCTCCGGCGCCGACTATATCGCGCGCGTGCTGGACGCGCTGACGGCCAATCCCGAGAGCTGGAGCAAGACGGTGTTCCTCGTCAACTTCGACGAGAACGACGGCTTCTTCGACCACATGCCGCCTCCCTCGGTCCCGGCCTACACGGCCTATAGCGCCGACCCGGCCCAGGCGCGCCTGGCCGGCGCGTCGACAGTCGACACGCTTGGTGAATACCACCATGTGCTGAACGGCGCCGATCCACGCACGCTGCACCGCCCTTACGGGTTCGGGCCGCGCGTGCCGATGTACGTCATCTCGCCCTGGTCCAAGGGTGGCTGGGTGAATTCCCAGGTCTTTGACCATTCGTCCGTGGTGCGATTCATCGAGGCCCGCTTCGGCGTGCGCGAGCCGCTCATCAGCCCATGGCGGCGCGCGGTGAGCGGCGACCTGCTCTCGTGTTTCGATTTCGTGAACCCGCCCGACAGCGGATTCGGGCAGTTGCTGCCCGAAACGGCGGCCCGGCGCGCAATGGCCCTGGCCCTGCCCAACACCAAGGTGCCGGCCATGCCGGCCACACTGGCCGCGCCGGTGCAGGCAGCCGGGGTGCGTCCGGCGCGCGCCTTGCCGTACGAACTCCAGGTGCAGGCGCAAGCGCTGGCCGGCCAGGTCGAACTCACCTTCGACAACGCCGGCGAAGCCGGTGCGGTATTCCATGTCTACGACCGCCTGGCGCTGGACCAGGTTCCGCGCCGCTACACCGTCGAGGCGGGCAAGCAGCTGAAGGGCCGCTGGGGCGCCGCTTCGCTCTACGATCTCTGGATTCTGGGGCCGAACGGCTTCCACCGTCACGTCGCGGGAGATGTTCGCCGCGGCAGCAATGCGGCCGGGCCCGAACTGATCCTGCGCGCCGACCGCAAGGCGGGTGACCTGGTCATCGAGCTGGTCAACGACGGCGCGCAGCCATGCACCTTCGTCCTGACCGCCAACAAGTATTACAACGCCAGGCCGGTCGAGGTGCGTGTCGTGGCGCGTTCGCGCAGCAGCCTCAGGCTGCCGCTGGCGGCAAGCCACCACTGGTACGACTACAGCCTTCGCGTGAACGGCTTGCCCGGCTGGTTCCGGCGCTTCGCCGGCCACCTGGAGAACGGACTACCGTCGATCAGCGACCCCGCAATGCACGGGCCGGCAAGGCTCGACCAGTATCGTGTCAATTGA
- a CDS encoding MFS transporter: protein MPKASLLALFSPAAGTVPRRRKVPLTQPLRHARYRRIWLANLVSNLGTWVQTFAAAWLVASLSQSASITSLVQTATYLPVFLFALLAGVLADAVHRPKFLFFCNLFNAVCAGAMAVLVWSGKVSSGPVLAITFCLGIGTAFIWPAWQAALASLVEPDEVEAAATLNNLSYNLSAILGPALGGLLFGWIGPGALFLANAVSFIGLLGVYWHWWREGEPQPGTRETFGARLRLGFATAFACPRYRRILRNVCSVFFATIAFASLLPVFVRDVLHLRAGVYGTLMGCLGGGAVAAAFFLPQVRSRVDRTGLLAGALLVYGAMLLAMPHTRSLALLAPMIVCGGMAWSTTVSTLNAAAQLSFPAEVRARTLSIYLFVMSGGYAAGSVLWGLVADAWGVRAALAAAGACVVLNALVLLTGGRKHPI, encoded by the coding sequence ATGCCGAAAGCCAGCTTACTCGCCTTGTTCTCCCCTGCCGCCGGCACGGTTCCCAGACGCCGCAAGGTGCCCCTGACGCAGCCGCTGCGCCATGCCCGCTACCGCCGCATCTGGCTCGCCAACCTGGTATCGAATCTCGGTACCTGGGTCCAGACCTTCGCCGCGGCCTGGCTGGTCGCCTCGCTGTCGCAATCGGCCTCTATCACCTCGCTGGTGCAGACCGCCACCTATCTGCCGGTCTTCCTGTTCGCGCTGCTCGCCGGGGTGCTGGCCGACGCCGTGCACCGGCCCAAGTTCCTGTTCTTCTGCAATCTGTTCAATGCCGTATGCGCCGGCGCGATGGCCGTGCTGGTCTGGAGCGGCAAGGTATCCAGCGGCCCGGTGCTGGCGATCACGTTTTGCCTGGGCATCGGCACCGCCTTCATCTGGCCGGCCTGGCAGGCGGCCCTGGCCAGCCTGGTTGAACCCGACGAAGTCGAAGCCGCCGCCACGCTCAACAACCTGTCGTACAACCTGTCCGCCATCCTCGGCCCGGCGCTGGGCGGCCTGCTGTTCGGCTGGATCGGGCCAGGCGCCCTGTTCCTGGCCAACGCCGTCTCCTTCATCGGACTGCTCGGGGTCTACTGGCACTGGTGGCGCGAGGGCGAACCGCAGCCGGGCACGCGCGAAACGTTCGGCGCGCGCCTGCGCCTGGGCTTCGCCACCGCCTTCGCTTGCCCGCGCTACCGCCGCATCCTGCGCAATGTGTGTTCGGTCTTCTTCGCCACCATCGCCTTCGCCAGCCTGCTGCCGGTCTTCGTGCGCGACGTGCTGCACCTGCGCGCCGGCGTGTATGGCACCCTGATGGGCTGCCTGGGCGGTGGTGCGGTGGCTGCCGCCTTCTTCCTGCCGCAGGTGCGGTCACGGGTCGACCGCACCGGGCTGCTGGCCGGCGCGCTGCTGGTGTATGGCGCGATGCTTCTGGCCATGCCGCATACCCGCTCGCTGGCCCTGCTCGCGCCCATGATCGTATGCGGCGGCATGGCCTGGTCCACCACCGTCTCGACCCTCAACGCGGCGGCCCAGTTGTCGTTCCCTGCCGAAGTGCGCGCGCGCACCTTGTCGATCTACCTGTTCGTGATGTCAGGCGGCTATGCGGCCGGCAGCGTGCTGTGGGGACTGGTCGCCGACGCCTGGGGCGTGCGCGCCGCGTTAGCCGCCGCAGGCGCCTGTGTGGTGCTCAACGCCCTGGTCTTGCTGACGGGTGGCCGGAAACACCCCATCTAA
- a CDS encoding SH3 domain-containing protein, with translation MAGIDLPVAGARYRVHDALNLRVAGGVGAERLLVVPAGARVEATGLREGDWWQVRATVDGKAVEGWASSLWLRRAGEGPGV, from the coding sequence GTGGCAGGCATCGATCTGCCGGTCGCCGGTGCCCGCTACCGCGTGCACGATGCGCTCAACCTGCGTGTGGCGGGCGGCGTCGGCGCTGAACGGCTGCTGGTGGTGCCGGCCGGCGCGCGGGTGGAAGCGACCGGCTTGCGCGAAGGCGACTGGTGGCAGGTGCGTGCGACGGTCGATGGCAAGGCGGTCGAGGGCTGGGCCAGCAGCCTGTGGCTGCGGCGGGCAGGCGAAGGACCCGGTGTCTGA
- a CDS encoding PEP-CTERM sorting domain-containing protein yields MMQRFLVGAALLAAVCSAQAAVVYGDNLVVNGDAEAGLVGWTGYPGYDMFQSVNYGSNWVLPTQPGPGDRGARMFSGLGQYAVGYQTLDFGTTTSQRMSYSLSGWLGGWSNQGDNALFYVQFLDELGNEVGSSAIGPVTPGDRDNQTGLFYRESEGFLPEGTRSLSFWLSMERLVSGDNDGYADNLSFILHAPGGEVPEPGMASLFVLGGGILGWARRRPKPAR; encoded by the coding sequence ATGATGCAGCGATTTCTCGTTGGCGCGGCCTTGCTCGCCGCGGTGTGCAGCGCCCAGGCGGCAGTGGTCTATGGCGATAACCTGGTCGTCAACGGCGATGCCGAGGCCGGCCTGGTCGGATGGACCGGGTATCCCGGCTACGATATGTTCCAGTCCGTGAACTACGGCAGCAACTGGGTCTTGCCGACCCAGCCCGGCCCCGGCGATCGAGGCGCCCGGATGTTCAGCGGCCTCGGCCAATACGCCGTCGGCTATCAGACGCTGGACTTCGGCACGACGACCTCGCAGCGGATGTCGTACTCCCTGAGCGGATGGCTCGGCGGCTGGAGCAACCAGGGCGATAACGCGTTGTTCTACGTGCAGTTCCTCGACGAACTGGGCAACGAGGTCGGAAGTTCGGCGATCGGCCCCGTGACGCCGGGAGACCGCGACAACCAGACCGGCCTGTTCTACCGCGAGTCCGAGGGCTTCCTGCCGGAGGGCACCCGCTCCCTGTCGTTCTGGTTGTCGATGGAACGCCTGGTCTCCGGCGACAACGACGGCTATGCGGACAACCTTTCCTTCATCCTGCACGCGCCTGGCGGCGAGGTGCCGGAGCCCGGCATGGCCTCGTTATTCGTGCTCGGCGGCGGCATCCTGGGCTGGGCGCGGCGCCGGCCGAAACCGGCGCGCTGA
- a CDS encoding MarC family protein: MTIELLLAAARSFLFVLVTMLPILNPAATAPIFLSMTEGASPATRTLLARRIARNMFWLMTGSMLIGSYVLDFFGISLPIVRVGGGLILASVAWRLLGATPSSLDSRTALAEAYTPDHAHRQAFYPLTFPISCGPASIAVAITVGVALHDVQIVFSLARMGGALMALAVIGVLIYLAFRYGEHLLRLIGEAGTAVFLRLTAFILLCLGVQIVWDGLRELLLEVMSVPVHLATVRTILGAG; the protein is encoded by the coding sequence ATGACGATAGAATTGTTGCTGGCAGCAGCCAGAAGTTTCTTGTTTGTATTGGTCACCATGCTGCCGATCCTGAATCCGGCCGCCACCGCACCGATCTTCCTGAGCATGACCGAGGGCGCATCGCCCGCAACCCGCACGCTGCTGGCGCGCCGCATCGCGCGCAATATGTTCTGGCTGATGACGGGGTCGATGCTCATCGGCTCTTATGTGCTCGACTTCTTCGGCATCTCGCTGCCCATCGTGCGGGTCGGCGGGGGGCTCATTCTCGCCTCGGTGGCCTGGCGCCTGCTGGGAGCGACGCCTTCCTCGCTGGACAGCCGGACCGCGCTGGCCGAGGCCTACACACCGGACCACGCCCACCGGCAGGCCTTTTATCCATTGACCTTCCCGATCAGCTGCGGCCCGGCCTCGATCGCGGTGGCGATCACGGTGGGCGTCGCGCTGCACGACGTGCAGATCGTGTTCTCGCTGGCGCGCATGGGCGGCGCCTTGATGGCGCTGGCGGTCATCGGTGTGCTGATCTATCTCGCGTTTCGTTACGGCGAACATTTGCTGCGGCTGATCGGCGAGGCCGGGACCGCCGTCTTCCTGCGCCTGACCGCCTTCATCCTGCTGTGCCTTGGCGTGCAGATCGTCTGGGACGGCCTGCGCGAACTGCTGCTCGAGGTGATGTCGGTGCCGGTGCACCTGGCCACGGTCCGGACGATCCTGGGCGCCGGATAG
- a CDS encoding GNAT family N-acetyltransferase, whose protein sequence is MDIRPLVDTDIPLLVPAIAAQLRELALEFIVHESTHEGAATFLAENDQTGVRKYLALGHVYHVALDEGQLAGFIAIRDNSHLFHLFVGKRWQGRGLARRLWNVARAAAIARGGDGNFTVNASNHAVPAYEAFGFVRVAPTQCVKGLYFNPMRLGWADDGHG, encoded by the coding sequence ATGGACATCAGACCGCTGGTCGACACCGATATTCCACTGCTCGTTCCCGCCATCGCGGCCCAGTTGCGCGAGCTGGCGCTGGAGTTCATCGTGCACGAATCGACGCACGAGGGCGCCGCGACCTTCCTGGCCGAGAACGACCAGACCGGTGTGCGCAAATACCTGGCGCTGGGGCATGTGTATCACGTGGCGCTGGATGAGGGGCAGCTCGCCGGCTTCATCGCGATCCGCGACAACAGCCATCTGTTTCACCTGTTCGTCGGCAAGCGCTGGCAGGGGCGGGGGCTGGCGCGGCGCTTGTGGAACGTGGCGCGGGCGGCGGCGATCGCGCGCGGCGGCGACGGTAATTTCACGGTCAATGCGTCGAACCATGCGGTGCCAGCGTATGAGGCGTTCGGCTTCGTGCGGGTGGCGCCGACGCAGTGCGTGAAGGGGCTGTATTTCAATCCGATGCGGCTGGGGTGGGCGGACGACGGCCACGGCTAG
- a CDS encoding FHA domain-containing protein: MNRCRNPEHPHCTVWVLPGDALCAHGHAQPEVQAALQPSPPPAATAPAVGLPSSFDAITALRSRRPTDIGPAPTLPRTNLQRPQLHISGFDPRAAGGRQAIRLELRGMPMDCAPEVRMLVRSALRLHGGESYAFQRTSRGDWRPLFLEFSSRGLEHGQYRIEIELHSHHRQAPESNRTWTCSPVILVPRQDASLGEIHQTFLATHKNVRVTADDAGIARMNATGGALGGGRIDIDVNARNASIAQLNLDGGGGRIDLGMSTIAWDEDLIEIDIPVEAAQHPCPVTGACLVHAEADSATQRHVRLFALDECVLGRFESIAPEADLLLAHHGETGAEIGGLTRRLSGRHAVIRRSRHGFEIEDVSRYGLLLDGVWPGKHMPVQLRLGMRIELTASIKGIVTLEVTALMAHAVVLHRLDAGARAECFYLMAPDCLPAPNRPQQASSMPRAAALPMLFHRDGGFWQRDRDSGRETPLAPQARLDRLQQAGLGMAARFVAQAYPEAHGGHRGGGERHHHALTIALDA, translated from the coding sequence ATGAACCGCTGCCGCAATCCCGAGCATCCGCACTGCACCGTCTGGGTCCTGCCCGGCGACGCCCTGTGCGCGCACGGGCATGCCCAGCCCGAGGTCCAGGCCGCGCTGCAGCCTTCCCCGCCGCCGGCAGCCACCGCGCCGGCCGTCGGCCTGCCGTCGAGTTTCGACGCCATCACCGCCCTGCGCAGCCGGCGCCCGACCGACATCGGGCCGGCGCCGACGCTCCCCCGGACCAACCTGCAACGCCCCCAGCTGCACATCAGCGGTTTCGACCCGCGCGCCGCCGGCGGCCGCCAGGCGATCCGACTCGAGCTGCGCGGCATGCCGATGGATTGCGCGCCCGAGGTGCGCATGCTGGTGCGCTCGGCGCTGCGCCTGCACGGCGGCGAAAGCTATGCGTTCCAGCGCACCTCGCGCGGCGACTGGCGCCCCCTGTTCCTCGAGTTTTCCTCGCGCGGCCTGGAACACGGCCAGTACCGCATCGAGATCGAGCTGCACAGCCATCATCGCCAGGCCCCGGAATCGAATCGCACCTGGACCTGCTCGCCCGTCATCCTGGTGCCGCGCCAGGACGCCAGCCTGGGCGAGATCCACCAGACCTTCCTCGCCACCCACAAGAACGTGCGCGTGACGGCCGACGACGCCGGCATCGCCCGCATGAATGCCACCGGCGGCGCTCTCGGCGGCGGACGGATCGATATCGACGTCAATGCCCGCAATGCCTCGATCGCCCAGCTGAACCTGGACGGCGGCGGCGGCAGGATCGACCTCGGCATGTCGACCATCGCCTGGGACGAAGACCTGATCGAGATCGACATCCCGGTCGAGGCCGCGCAGCATCCCTGTCCCGTGACTGGCGCCTGCCTGGTGCACGCCGAGGCCGACTCGGCCACCCAGCGCCACGTGCGCCTGTTCGCGCTCGACGAGTGCGTGCTGGGCCGCTTCGAGAGCATCGCGCCCGAGGCCGACCTGCTGCTGGCCCACCACGGCGAAACCGGCGCCGAGATTGGCGGCCTGACCCGCCGACTGTCGGGACGACACGCCGTCATCCGCCGCAGCCGGCATGGCTTCGAGATCGAGGACGTGTCGCGCTATGGCCTGCTGCTGGACGGCGTCTGGCCCGGCAAGCACATGCCGGTGCAGCTGCGGCTCGGCATGCGGATCGAATTGACGGCCAGCATCAAGGGCATCGTCACGCTCGAGGTGACGGCCCTGATGGCGCACGCGGTCGTGCTGCACCGCCTCGACGCCGGCGCGCGCGCCGAATGCTTCTACCTGATGGCGCCGGACTGCCTGCCCGCTCCCAACCGGCCCCAGCAAGCGTCCAGCATGCCGCGCGCCGCGGCGCTGCCGATGCTGTTCCATCGCGACGGCGGCTTCTGGCAGCGCGACCGCGACAGTGGCCGCGAGACCCCGCTGGCGCCGCAGGCCCGGCTGGACCGCCTGCAGCAGGCGGGCCTGGGCATGGCGGCGCGCTTCGTGGCGCAGGCTTATCCAGAGGCGCATGGCGGCCACCGCGGCGGCGGCGAACGCCACCACCACGCTCTCACGATCGCACTCGACGCCTGA
- a CDS encoding PP2C family protein-serine/threonine phosphatase, with protein sequence MPVTLADFRFAPCFDVAVASRVGCGPSTRAENQDNFVVIDFDGRACRLQDQQPFPVTVDGWPAGHGRLAVLDGMGGHGHGREAAEALAAALLAMPACATLEELSGRLDAIHAGLQARFAHGASGAGRPGTTLTLLELPASGAPLLYHVGDSRLYELDAAHATSLTVDHVPATVAALAGRLDEAHWWRQVHGRHAPQIAQAFILGNAFADPTRLSDPLFALSPDNLPCWLAHLADRRALPLRPGAAYLLATDGFWSCAQPDGFVAGWPAQMQGDPDAVTLVERLFGLLENDPPAGLQPDNLTALVVRPLARHADETVLPVEAPAKATN encoded by the coding sequence ATGCCAGTCACGCTCGCCGATTTCCGTTTCGCTCCCTGCTTCGACGTCGCGGTCGCGAGCCGCGTCGGTTGCGGCCCGTCCACCCGCGCCGAGAACCAGGACAATTTCGTCGTCATCGATTTCGACGGCCGCGCCTGCCGCCTGCAGGACCAGCAGCCCTTCCCTGTCACTGTGGACGGCTGGCCGGCCGGGCATGGCCGGCTGGCGGTGCTGGACGGCATGGGCGGCCATGGCCATGGCCGCGAAGCGGCCGAAGCGCTTGCGGCGGCCTTGCTGGCGATGCCGGCCTGCGCCACATTGGAAGAACTGAGCGGGCGGCTGGACGCGATCCACGCCGGCCTGCAGGCGCGCTTCGCCCACGGCGCCAGCGGCGCCGGGCGGCCCGGCACCACGCTGACCCTGCTCGAATTGCCGGCGAGCGGCGCGCCGCTGCTGTACCACGTGGGCGATTCGCGCCTGTATGAACTCGATGCGGCGCACGCCACGTCCCTCACAGTCGACCACGTGCCGGCCACCGTGGCCGCCCTCGCCGGCCGCCTCGACGAAGCCCACTGGTGGCGCCAGGTGCACGGACGCCATGCGCCGCAGATCGCCCAGGCTTTCATCCTTGGCAACGCCTTCGCCGATCCGACGCGCCTGTCCGATCCGCTGTTCGCCCTGAGCCCGGATAACCTGCCCTGCTGGCTCGCCCACCTGGCCGACCGCCGCGCGCTACCCCTGCGGCCCGGCGCGGCCTACCTGCTGGCCACCGACGGCTTCTGGTCCTGCGCCCAGCCGGACGGTTTCGTCGCCGGCTGGCCGGCCCAGATGCAGGGCGATCCGGATGCGGTGACCCTGGTCGAGCGCCTGTTTGGCCTGCTGGAAAACGATCCGCCGGCCGGACTGCAGCCCGACAACCTGACCGCCCTGGTCGTGCGCCCACTGGCCCGCCACGCGGACGAAACCGTCCTGCCGGTGGAAGCCCCGGCCAAAGCCACCAACTGA